Proteins encoded together in one Fibrobacter sp. UWP2 window:
- the dtd gene encoding D-aminoacyl-tRNA deacylase — MKFLIQRVTKAQVDIDGQTVGKIDGKGFLVLIGVGEGDTKEVADRMIRKMIALRIFADENGKTNLSIIDVKGSLLLVSQFTLYADCHKGNRPTFNNAGNPALAEELYNYIVAECKKEVAVVETGKFGADMQVSLVNDGPFTIMLE, encoded by the coding sequence ATGAAATTCTTGATTCAACGCGTCACCAAGGCGCAGGTCGATATTGACGGTCAGACCGTGGGTAAAATCGACGGCAAAGGTTTTTTGGTGCTTATTGGTGTGGGTGAGGGCGACACCAAAGAAGTGGCAGACCGCATGATCCGCAAAATGATCGCCCTCCGCATTTTTGCCGACGAAAACGGCAAGACGAACCTCTCGATAATCGATGTGAAAGGCTCGCTCCTTTTGGTTTCGCAGTTTACACTTTACGCCGATTGCCACAAGGGAAACCGCCCTACGTTCAATAATGCGGGGAACCCGGCGCTTGCCGAAGAACTGTACAACTACATTGTTGCCGAGTGCAAAAAGGAAGTGGCTGTGGTGGAAACCGGCAAATTCGGCGCCGACATGCAGGTGAGCCTTGTGAATGACGGACCTTTTACAATAATGTTGGAATAG
- the asd gene encoding archaetidylserine decarboxylase (Phosphatidylserine decarboxylase is synthesized as a single chain precursor. Generation of the pyruvoyl active site from a Ser is coupled to cleavage of a Gly-Ser bond between the larger (beta) and smaller (alpha chains). It is an integral membrane protein.), with translation MNTPFYVFMKLLPKNAASRAFGAVTRLRLPVFSKVARNIFAKHYKLNMDEAEFPLEHYANIGELFIRRLKPGTRPVADAEIVSPVDGVLSQTGTFDGKQEMIQAKGKTYLLKDLLRNEEMAKHFDGGAFATIYLAPFNYHRIHSPVKGELVDASYCPGTLWPVNVGSVERIEGLFCINERLTSRIRLEDDSEILVVKVGATNVGRIGVVYSTDLLTNAGIIARNEKRLDWETTEKVTFEKGGELGRFEMGSTVILVVDKKIRERHPEIFKACVGKPVKVGEALC, from the coding sequence ATGAATACACCCTTTTACGTCTTTATGAAACTCCTGCCGAAGAATGCCGCGAGTCGTGCCTTCGGTGCAGTTACGCGTCTTCGCCTCCCGGTGTTTAGCAAGGTCGCGAGGAACATCTTTGCGAAGCATTACAAGCTCAATATGGATGAGGCGGAATTCCCGCTGGAGCATTACGCAAATATCGGTGAACTTTTTATCCGTAGACTAAAACCGGGGACGCGCCCCGTAGCCGACGCCGAAATCGTCAGCCCTGTGGATGGAGTGCTCTCGCAGACGGGGACTTTTGACGGCAAGCAGGAAATGATCCAGGCGAAGGGCAAGACCTACCTTTTGAAGGACTTGCTCCGTAACGAAGAAATGGCGAAACACTTTGACGGCGGCGCCTTTGCGACGATATACCTCGCCCCGTTCAACTACCACCGCATCCATAGTCCCGTGAAAGGGGAACTGGTGGACGCGAGCTATTGCCCGGGCACTCTTTGGCCGGTGAATGTGGGCAGCGTGGAACGCATCGAGGGTCTTTTTTGCATCAACGAACGCCTCACGAGCCGCATCCGCCTTGAAGACGATTCTGAAATCCTTGTGGTGAAGGTGGGCGCAACGAACGTGGGTCGCATCGGCGTCGTGTACAGTACCGACCTTTTGACCAACGCCGGGATAATCGCCCGCAACGAAAAGCGCCTGGACTGGGAAACCACCGAGAAGGTGACCTTCGAGAAGGGCGGTGAATTGGGCCGCTTCGAGATGGGCAGCACCGTGATTCTCGTGGTCGATAAAAAGATCCGCGAGCGCCATCCCGAAATTTTCAAGGCGTGTGTCGGCAAGCCTGTAAAGGTGGGCGAGGCCCTCTGCTAA
- a CDS encoding asparaginase, which yields MKKVVVLATGGTIAGAGEPGKNVGYKSGAIEAADLVAAVPGLAQVAQVSVEQVCNINSDDVTSAIWLRLLSRIKELAVKPDVDGVVIMHGTDTMEETACFLALTLDVQKPVVLTGAMRPATAAEPDGPTNLLLAVKVAVGGVAAVAGGTASGGRVLLAFAGKVMDGLSAQKIHANALDAFVGMPVGVGALPHFELDGVAELPKVAVLYFNAEADPAQVAFAAGRSEGIVVAGAGAGEFSEAWIAEIKKCVSGPGKRVPVVVSTRISNGEVVPEQLLVPGTVAAYALPPAKAAVLLRLALTQTQNPGSIQKFFKKFVV from the coding sequence GTGAAGAAAGTTGTTGTTTTGGCGACCGGCGGGACCATTGCCGGTGCGGGCGAACCCGGAAAAAACGTGGGCTACAAGTCCGGCGCGATTGAGGCGGCGGACTTGGTGGCGGCTGTCCCGGGGCTTGCGCAGGTGGCGCAGGTGAGCGTGGAGCAGGTTTGCAACATCAACTCGGACGACGTGACCTCGGCGATTTGGCTGCGGCTATTGTCGCGTATAAAAGAGCTGGCGGTAAAGCCCGATGTGGACGGCGTCGTGATTATGCACGGCACCGACACCATGGAAGAGACTGCGTGCTTTTTGGCGTTGACCCTTGATGTGCAAAAGCCGGTGGTGCTTACGGGCGCCATGAGGCCGGCGACGGCTGCCGAACCCGACGGCCCGACGAATTTGCTTTTGGCGGTGAAAGTCGCAGTAGGCGGCGTGGCAGCGGTCGCGGGCGGCACTGCGAGTGGCGGGCGTGTCCTGCTCGCTTTTGCGGGCAAGGTGATGGATGGCCTCTCTGCGCAAAAAATCCACGCCAATGCGCTTGACGCTTTTGTCGGGATGCCTGTGGGCGTTGGCGCGTTACCGCATTTTGAATTGGATGGCGTTGCGGAACTCCCGAAGGTGGCCGTCCTCTATTTTAATGCCGAGGCCGACCCGGCACAGGTTGCCTTTGCCGCAGGGCGTTCCGAGGGCATCGTCGTCGCGGGTGCCGGGGCGGGCGAGTTCAGCGAAGCCTGGATTGCCGAAATCAAAAAGTGTGTAAGTGGCCCTGGCAAGCGTGTTCCCGTGGTGGTCTCGACGCGCATCAGTAACGGCGAAGTCGTGCCCGAGCAACTATTGGTTCCTGGTACGGTTGCGGCATACGCACTCCCTCCGGCAAAGGCGGCGGTCCTTTTGCGGCTCGCCTTGACCCAAACGCAAAATCCTGGTTCAATCCAAAAGTTCTTTAAAAAATTTGTGGTATAA
- the serC gene encoding 3-phosphoserine/phosphohydroxythreonine transaminase: MANKVYNFSAGPSVLPEPALKEASAACIDFENSGISILSMSHRSKPIENMFAQTEQYLRELMGIPEDYDIVFLGGGCSLLFCMLPMNFLDQDATADYALTGVWANKAYKEAKQFGNALAACDTKSETYSRIDKNLKLSDNATYLHVTANNTIYGTEWHNFPKPKSGFLMADVSSDFLARKINVSDFGVVYGGAQKNISCAGVTVTIIKKGLLGKVNRTIPTMLNFQTHIDAANMFNTPPVFAVYVMNRTLKWLKEFGGVDAIEKVNRSKAALLYSALDNSKVFVGTAAKEDRSIMNVPFVFNKDVVAADKADDLAKEFLEFAKARGLQQLKGHRSVGGFRASIYNAMPVEGVQALVDCLGDFEKKVLG; encoded by the coding sequence ATGGCAAACAAGGTCTATAACTTTAGCGCAGGCCCGTCCGTCCTGCCGGAACCGGCACTCAAGGAAGCATCTGCTGCATGCATCGACTTCGAAAACAGCGGCATCAGCATTCTCTCCATGAGTCACCGTTCAAAGCCGATCGAAAACATGTTCGCCCAGACGGAACAGTACCTCCGTGAACTGATGGGCATCCCTGAAGACTACGACATCGTTTTCCTCGGTGGTGGCTGCTCCCTTTTGTTCTGCATGCTCCCGATGAACTTCTTGGACCAGGACGCTACGGCCGACTACGCTCTGACTGGCGTTTGGGCAAACAAGGCTTACAAGGAAGCTAAGCAGTTCGGTAACGCTCTCGCCGCTTGCGACACCAAGTCCGAAACCTACAGCCGCATCGACAAGAACCTGAAGCTCAGCGACAACGCGACCTACCTCCACGTTACCGCCAACAACACCATCTACGGTACGGAATGGCACAACTTCCCGAAGCCGAAGTCCGGCTTCCTCATGGCTGACGTGAGCTCCGACTTCCTCGCCCGCAAGATCAACGTGTCCGACTTCGGCGTTGTGTACGGTGGCGCCCAGAAGAACATCAGCTGCGCTGGCGTGACTGTTACCATCATCAAGAAGGGCCTCCTCGGTAAGGTGAACCGCACCATCCCGACCATGCTCAACTTCCAGACTCACATTGACGCTGCCAACATGTTCAACACTCCTCCGGTATTCGCCGTGTACGTGATGAACCGCACCCTCAAGTGGCTCAAGGAATTCGGTGGCGTGGATGCTATCGAAAAGGTGAACCGTTCCAAGGCCGCTCTCCTTTACAGCGCCCTCGACAACTCCAAGGTGTTCGTCGGTACCGCTGCTAAGGAAGACCGCTCCATCATGAACGTTCCGTTCGTGTTCAACAAGGACGTGGTTGCCGCAGACAAGGCTGACGATCTCGCTAAGGAATTCCTCGAATTCGCTAAGGCCCGTGGTCTCCAGCAGCTCAAGGGTCACCGCTCCGTCGGCGGCTTCCGCGCATCCATCTACAACGCGATGCCGGTCGAAGGCGTGCAGGCCCTCGTCGACTGCCTCGGCGACTTCGAAAAGAAGGTGCTCGGCTAA
- a CDS encoding GerW family sporulation protein, whose amino-acid sequence MAIEKFAETLLEKLRFITQAETVIGQPIQAGSATVVPVSRVSVGFGLGGHAGKGELTASGGGASVEPVAFLYINGEDVRIMPISKDSSLVGKVMDIVPDVVNKFSKKTAAE is encoded by the coding sequence ATGGCTATCGAAAAATTTGCAGAAACTCTTTTGGAAAAGCTCCGCTTCATCACGCAGGCGGAGACGGTTATCGGTCAACCTATCCAGGCGGGCTCGGCTACGGTCGTTCCCGTGAGCCGCGTCTCTGTGGGCTTCGGTCTCGGCGGGCATGCCGGCAAGGGCGAACTCACCGCTTCTGGCGGCGGCGCCTCCGTGGAACCGGTGGCTTTTCTCTACATCAACGGTGAAGATGTACGCATCATGCCCATCAGCAAGGACAGCTCGCTTGTCGGGAAGGTCATGGATATCGTTCCCGACGTGGTGAACAAGTTCAGCAAGAAGACTGCCGCAGAATAA
- a CDS encoding TIGR02147 family protein, which yields MKQIFNYSDYRDYIRDFYLERKKKNPRYSYSVLGTAIGLNASHVFCLVEKTRDLPIRCVPAVKKLMGLENRAAAYFDLLLAASRTKSETTRAEIMEKAALLKDIKKRFLQNKELEYLSQWWTAVIRAVIEVNQGRIDIKKIANSLEPPISEDQARDSIQLLKDLGFIKPINDKRVSLTESHITIGGEERANAIRSFQAEVMKVGARSLREVAPENRDISTLTMPVDQQCFEDIKAMLQEFRQEVQIRVDKCKHPSRVMQMNLAFFPVALSKKEAEK from the coding sequence ATGAAACAGATTTTTAACTACAGCGACTATCGCGACTACATTCGCGATTTTTACCTGGAGCGAAAAAAGAAGAACCCCAGGTATTCTTACAGCGTTTTAGGGACCGCCATTGGCTTGAACGCAAGCCATGTTTTTTGCCTTGTCGAAAAAACGCGCGACCTCCCGATCCGTTGCGTCCCTGCCGTCAAAAAACTGATGGGGCTCGAGAACCGCGCAGCCGCCTACTTTGACCTGCTCCTCGCGGCATCGCGCACCAAGTCCGAGACGACCCGCGCCGAGATTATGGAGAAGGCGGCACTCCTCAAAGACATCAAAAAACGTTTTTTGCAGAACAAGGAACTGGAGTACCTGAGCCAGTGGTGGACCGCGGTCATCCGCGCCGTCATCGAGGTAAACCAGGGCCGCATCGACATCAAAAAAATCGCCAACAGCCTGGAGCCCCCCATTAGCGAGGATCAGGCCAGGGACAGCATCCAGCTTTTAAAGGACCTCGGGTTCATCAAGCCCATCAACGACAAGCGCGTCTCGCTCACCGAGTCGCACATCACCATTGGCGGCGAGGAACGCGCCAATGCCATCCGCAGTTTCCAGGCCGAGGTCATGAAGGTGGGCGCCCGCTCGCTCCGCGAGGTCGCCCCCGAGAACCGAGACATTTCAACATTGACCATGCCGGTGGACCAGCAGTGCTTCGAAGACATCAAGGCCATGCTGCAGGAATTCCGCCAAGAAGTCCAAATCCGCGTGGACAAATGCAAGCACCCCAGCCGCGTAATGCAAATGAACCTGGCATTCTTTCCGGTCGCATTAAGCAAAAAGGAGGCCGAGAAATGA
- a CDS encoding SUMF1/EgtB/PvdO family nonheme iron enzyme, with product MSFVRLLPILLLLPALTMADSDKNFKIPAKHFKVGTVVDPIANMAVSAGKGVAVSEEQTFPLKENKIYLRHKVGPKEYQWISGKVNAENFKKLHAYSLKDNYLRAAEVATMRFYATKNTKAFQDEADIYFDREYIYSPRVPKMFFIKNGEWQLLTETTLPGIIKFSSDDKKLEISNNKGTIKGRTLFPVQPGAYTFVFSAPNALPYADIGIVGDGDALVFKPKPMHFEIDYSKKPAIDITINDIEKTTTLEETEVLYDKFMDQLDKATENLSMNEFESAYPKFHSASSLGLDEDNKVFKEYEARYNTKKAEAQKIWRQSKIGDVSYLNKALLKKLDELQQLPLRGSMMPAKVEPVFEDTQGESIAHVIAVTLRFGDDHGRFDVSWTGSVATQDMDRLFMQLKDSNSDIKVFLTLQNNKPVWIYKDGKVNSRHQYRYEMIDFQINGEIFSGQGEFILPDYILNEPEVQEWLNPKTVEEPVVRSSSSAMSSSSAADTVWAKDALMPSLANIATSARVVRDRVHGNVAMIDSGMFRYKGRVVSMSPFAIMTTEMTQKLFEQAMNTLDSTKRIKDRSTYKHPQKPVHNITWDDARFVCQTLGGDLPTEAQWEFAARADNNDGAIWIFDSIPDPGKYAVYYDNSYRMNSKSSEYGPQPASSKKPNRWGIYDMAGNVAEWTRDKYFMFSVIVEPSNPTGAMFGSSKVYKGGSWKDKEKLLNATESDDEDPRYWSESIGFRCVYPRDIIKE from the coding sequence ATGTCTTTTGTTCGTTTGCTTCCGATTCTGTTGCTGTTGCCTGCCCTGACTATGGCCGACAGTGACAAGAACTTCAAAATCCCTGCCAAGCACTTCAAGGTGGGGACCGTCGTCGACCCGATTGCCAATATGGCTGTGAGCGCGGGCAAGGGTGTGGCGGTGTCCGAGGAACAGACGTTCCCCCTGAAAGAAAACAAGATTTATCTGCGCCACAAGGTTGGACCGAAGGAATACCAGTGGATTTCGGGCAAGGTGAATGCCGAAAACTTCAAAAAACTCCACGCCTATAGCTTGAAGGATAACTATTTGAGGGCTGCGGAAGTGGCGACAATGCGCTTCTATGCGACTAAAAACACCAAGGCGTTCCAGGACGAAGCCGATATCTACTTTGACCGCGAGTACATTTATTCTCCGCGTGTGCCCAAGATGTTCTTTATCAAGAATGGTGAATGGCAGTTGCTGACAGAGACCACCCTCCCCGGAATTATCAAGTTCTCTTCCGATGACAAGAAGCTGGAAATCTCCAATAACAAGGGTACTATTAAGGGCAGGACCCTCTTCCCGGTGCAGCCGGGCGCTTACACCTTCGTGTTCTCGGCGCCGAATGCTCTGCCTTATGCCGATATTGGCATTGTGGGCGATGGCGATGCTTTGGTGTTCAAGCCGAAGCCGATGCATTTTGAAATTGATTATTCCAAGAAACCCGCCATTGACATTACGATAAATGATATTGAAAAGACCACTACGCTCGAAGAAACGGAAGTGCTCTACGACAAGTTCATGGACCAGCTGGACAAGGCGACCGAGAATCTTTCGATGAACGAATTTGAATCTGCCTATCCTAAGTTCCATTCGGCTTCGTCCCTTGGTTTGGACGAAGACAACAAGGTTTTTAAGGAATACGAAGCCCGTTACAATACCAAAAAGGCCGAAGCCCAAAAGATCTGGCGCCAGTCCAAGATTGGCGACGTAAGCTACTTGAACAAGGCTCTCCTCAAAAAGTTGGACGAACTGCAGCAGTTGCCGCTCCGTGGCTCCATGATGCCCGCCAAGGTTGAACCTGTGTTCGAAGATACCCAGGGCGAATCTATTGCTCACGTCATTGCCGTTACGCTCCGTTTTGGTGACGATCATGGCCGTTTTGACGTGTCATGGACGGGTTCCGTGGCGACACAGGATATGGACAGGCTCTTTATGCAGCTCAAGGACAGCAATAGCGACATCAAGGTGTTCTTGACCCTGCAGAACAACAAGCCCGTGTGGATTTACAAGGATGGCAAGGTTAATAGCCGCCACCAGTATCGCTACGAAATGATCGATTTCCAGATTAATGGCGAAATTTTCTCTGGCCAGGGCGAGTTCATTTTGCCCGACTATATTTTGAACGAACCTGAGGTGCAGGAATGGTTGAACCCGAAGACTGTGGAAGAGCCTGTCGTCCGCAGTTCCTCTTCGGCAATGTCTTCGTCTTCTGCTGCCGATACGGTTTGGGCGAAGGATGCCCTTATGCCGTCGCTCGCGAACATTGCGACTTCGGCTCGCGTCGTTCGTGACCGCGTGCATGGCAATGTGGCAATGATTGATTCCGGTATGTTCCGTTACAAGGGCCGCGTGGTCTCGATGTCCCCGTTCGCTATCATGACGACCGAGATGACTCAGAAGCTTTTTGAACAGGCCATGAACACTTTGGATTCCACAAAGCGCATCAAGGACCGCTCCACCTACAAGCATCCGCAAAAGCCGGTCCACAACATCACATGGGACGACGCCCGCTTTGTGTGCCAGACGCTCGGTGGTGACCTGCCGACAGAAGCCCAGTGGGAGTTTGCCGCCCGCGCCGACAACAACGACGGTGCCATTTGGATCTTTGATTCCATCCCGGATCCGGGTAAGTACGCCGTGTACTACGACAACTCCTACCGCATGAATTCCAAGTCCAGCGAGTATGGTCCGCAGCCGGCATCTTCCAAGAAGCCGAACCGCTGGGGTATTTACGACATGGCGGGTAACGTTGCCGAATGGACCCGCGACAAGTATTTCATGTTCTCGGTGATCGTGGAACCCTCGAACCCGACGGGCGCCATGTTCGGCTCCTCCAAGGTCTACAAGGGCGGCTCCTGGAAAGACAAGGAAAAGCTGTTGAATGCAACAGAAAGCGATGACGAAGATCCGCGCTACTGGTCCGAGTCGATTGGCTTCCGTTGCGTGTATCCTCGCGATATCATCAAGGAATAA
- the ychF gene encoding redox-regulated ATPase YchF → MGFKCGIVGLPNVGKSTIFNAITNAGAEAANYPFCTIEPNVGMVSVPDSRLDELVKVYNPKSIVPAVTEFVDIAGLVKGASKGEGLGNQFLTHIRECEAIMEVVRCFDDENIVHVSGSVDPVRDVEVIELELILKDMDTVEKRLATENKAARVGNAEAKARLAACELLKKTLEEGKAARTVMNDSEEMQAVVKDLGLLTAKPLFYCANVKDDDILTGNAYVDTLKAYAEKNGHAVIVISGKIEEELSQMEPADKAEFLKELGMKESGLDAVVRKGYEILGLRTFFTAGEKECRAWTFHSGFKAPQCAGVIHTDFERGFIRAETLSFEDFRKHGSWNAAKEAGLVRTEGKDYLVQDGDIMYFLFNV, encoded by the coding sequence ATGGGTTTTAAATGCGGCATCGTAGGCCTTCCCAACGTGGGCAAGAGCACCATCTTCAACGCAATCACCAACGCCGGCGCCGAAGCCGCCAACTACCCGTTCTGCACCATCGAGCCGAACGTGGGCATGGTGAGCGTGCCCGATAGCCGCCTCGACGAGTTGGTAAAAGTTTACAACCCCAAGTCCATCGTGCCGGCCGTGACCGAATTCGTCGACATCGCCGGCCTCGTGAAGGGCGCAAGCAAGGGAGAAGGCCTGGGCAACCAGTTTCTCACCCACATCCGCGAATGCGAAGCCATCATGGAAGTAGTACGCTGCTTTGACGACGAGAACATCGTTCACGTGAGCGGTTCCGTGGACCCCGTCCGCGACGTGGAAGTCATTGAACTCGAGCTCATCCTCAAGGACATGGACACCGTCGAAAAACGCCTCGCCACCGAGAACAAGGCCGCCCGCGTCGGCAACGCCGAAGCCAAGGCCCGCCTCGCCGCCTGCGAACTCTTGAAAAAGACCCTCGAAGAAGGCAAGGCCGCCCGCACCGTGATGAACGACAGCGAAGAAATGCAAGCCGTTGTGAAGGACCTGGGACTGCTCACCGCAAAGCCGCTCTTTTACTGCGCCAACGTGAAGGACGACGACATTCTCACCGGCAACGCCTACGTGGACACACTCAAGGCCTACGCCGAAAAAAACGGCCACGCCGTCATCGTGATCAGCGGTAAAATCGAGGAAGAGCTCTCCCAGATGGAGCCCGCCGACAAGGCAGAATTCCTCAAGGAACTGGGCATGAAGGAATCGGGCCTCGACGCCGTGGTGCGCAAGGGCTACGAAATTCTCGGCCTCCGCACGTTCTTTACCGCCGGCGAGAAGGAATGCCGCGCCTGGACGTTCCACTCCGGTTTCAAGGCCCCGCAGTGCGCAGGCGTCATCCACACCGATTTCGAGCGCGGCTTTATTCGCGCCGAGACATTGAGCTTCGAGGACTTTCGCAAGCACGGCAGCTGGAACGCAGCCAAAGAGGCAGGGCTTGTCCGCACCGAAGGCAAGGACTACCTGGTACAGGATGGCGACATCATGTACTTCCTCTTCAACGTGTAG
- a CDS encoding DUF2341 domain-containing protein, which yields MNFYQKKSSLKSLLAILLILFPVAFWAGCGDNGGSGDSASYTTETENAIAVRVFDGATPAARTSFKVMPNWFLADTSKAASESEYTYSGTTDENGWVRIENHPEGSFTLQLVKGDSAVVTQYNLNKLSPVFTNDSIALNARGSVDGWVALPQNAKYAWVFVKGVDMVQKTDSTGHFAINDVPSGSVDILAWVPQDQTVAGVASIKVEPADTLFLETLKTPDEMEELQDPWRYSRSIAPSKLISDWMKPITLPMVVTIRLDATTFDFATAKNDGSDLRLYDAEGELLPIEIDTWSTTVQSGIVNVRIEKPADTAGTWTLKWGNPTARTFENADVWAGMSDSVMQELNSAFIIGFENDSQKNDLQPPLIPNSWYLGTKVTENLDSIQLHNNMKAIEDADEGRNGKALHIKYSANWPEYVLMGTRISKASRDIGHLDSIEVWIRGNGKYNIILEDLVSDYNHKVEYIGDAKEEWERVVVRPQDFKSDTISYHGWEQTRHNVTHFTVFAFDGTDLWIDDVRLYGINRDDLR from the coding sequence ATGAACTTCTACCAAAAGAAGTCTTCCCTAAAATCCCTTTTAGCGATCCTCCTGATCTTGTTCCCTGTCGCCTTCTGGGCAGGGTGCGGAGACAACGGCGGTTCCGGTGATTCAGCAAGCTACACCACCGAGACCGAGAACGCCATTGCCGTGAGAGTCTTTGACGGCGCCACCCCCGCCGCGCGGACGAGTTTCAAAGTGATGCCCAACTGGTTCCTCGCCGACACCAGCAAGGCCGCCAGCGAAAGCGAATACACATACTCGGGCACAACCGACGAGAACGGCTGGGTCCGCATCGAGAACCACCCCGAAGGCTCGTTCACCCTGCAGCTTGTCAAGGGCGATTCCGCCGTCGTGACGCAATACAATTTGAACAAACTCTCCCCGGTGTTCACCAACGACAGCATCGCGCTCAACGCCCGCGGTTCCGTGGACGGCTGGGTGGCTTTGCCGCAAAACGCCAAGTACGCCTGGGTCTTTGTGAAAGGCGTCGACATGGTGCAAAAGACCGACTCCACTGGGCACTTCGCCATTAACGACGTTCCCTCGGGTAGTGTCGACATATTGGCGTGGGTTCCTCAGGACCAGACCGTCGCCGGCGTCGCCAGCATCAAGGTGGAACCCGCCGACACGCTCTTCCTCGAGACCCTCAAGACTCCCGATGAAATGGAAGAACTGCAGGATCCGTGGCGTTACTCCCGTAGCATCGCCCCCTCGAAGCTTATCTCCGACTGGATGAAGCCCATCACCTTGCCGATGGTCGTCACCATCCGCCTGGACGCAACCACCTTCGATTTCGCCACCGCCAAGAACGACGGTTCCGACCTCAGGTTGTATGACGCCGAGGGCGAACTTTTGCCCATCGAGATCGACACCTGGAGCACCACCGTTCAAAGCGGCATTGTGAACGTGCGCATCGAGAAACCCGCCGACACCGCCGGCACTTGGACCCTCAAGTGGGGCAACCCCACTGCACGTACCTTCGAGAACGCCGATGTCTGGGCGGGCATGAGCGACTCCGTCATGCAGGAGCTCAACAGCGCCTTTATCATAGGCTTCGAGAACGATTCACAAAAGAACGACCTGCAGCCACCCCTCATTCCCAATTCCTGGTACCTGGGGACCAAAGTCACCGAGAACCTGGATTCCATCCAACTCCATAACAATATGAAGGCGATTGAAGATGCCGACGAAGGCCGCAACGGCAAAGCCCTCCACATCAAGTACAGCGCCAACTGGCCCGAATACGTTTTGATGGGAACCCGAATATCGAAGGCCTCCCGCGACATCGGCCACCTGGACTCCATCGAGGTCTGGATCCGCGGCAACGGCAAGTACAACATCATCTTGGAAGACCTTGTCTCCGATTACAACCACAAGGTGGAATACATTGGCGACGCCAAAGAAGAATGGGAACGCGTCGTTGTGCGTCCCCAGGACTTCAAGTCCGACACCATCAGCTATCACGGTTGGGAGCAGACCCGCCACAATGTCACCCACTTTACCGTATTCGCCTTTGACGGCACAGACTTGTGGATTGACGACGTCCGCCTTTATGGCATCAATCGCGACGACCTGAGATAA
- a CDS encoding sialate O-acetylesterase: MRKVLAALALGATLCYAQDPNFHIYLAYGQSNMSGQATVTAADKVTNPRFQVLRAANHSGQKVGEFYPAAPPMGHSQSKMGIVDFFGRAMIDSLPDSITVAVANVAIGGQSIDLFDKDRNTAYVQNAKNKGDTWWLQYFEEYGGDLHKRIVEMGKIAKQKGVIKGFLFHQGEADYQMNDWPSRVKKVYDDFIEELELDPEKVPILIGELAPTGDLGWRNTAVAEAADLIPNGHLVSAKDCPALKETNYTLHFTREGYETFGRRYALKMLELLKAQEPEVVPQDTGVVADTGKVDSTTALGSAQMARGLAPLNEKARLYFDSKSQALYIRYKKNGVEKSVLISGRRD; this comes from the coding sequence ATGCGTAAAGTTCTAGCGGCATTGGCTTTGGGAGCGACTCTGTGCTATGCACAGGACCCGAATTTCCACATTTACTTGGCGTATGGCCAGTCGAACATGTCGGGACAGGCGACCGTCACTGCGGCCGATAAGGTGACGAACCCTAGGTTCCAGGTGCTGCGAGCCGCAAACCACTCCGGCCAAAAGGTCGGGGAGTTCTACCCGGCGGCCCCTCCTATGGGGCACAGTCAGTCCAAAATGGGCATTGTCGATTTCTTTGGGCGCGCCATGATCGATTCCTTGCCTGACAGCATTACTGTGGCGGTGGCGAACGTGGCCATTGGCGGCCAAAGCATTGACCTTTTTGACAAGGACCGCAACACGGCCTACGTGCAAAACGCCAAGAATAAGGGCGACACCTGGTGGCTCCAGTATTTTGAGGAGTACGGCGGCGATTTGCACAAAAGAATTGTAGAAATGGGGAAAATTGCCAAGCAAAAGGGTGTTATCAAGGGCTTTTTGTTCCATCAGGGCGAAGCCGACTACCAAATGAACGACTGGCCGAGCCGTGTAAAGAAGGTCTATGACGACTTTATTGAGGAATTGGAGCTGGACCCCGAAAAGGTCCCCATCCTGATTGGGGAATTGGCACCTACGGGAGACTTGGGCTGGCGAAACACCGCCGTTGCCGAGGCCGCCGATTTGATTCCGAACGGCCACCTGGTTTCGGCGAAGGATTGCCCCGCCTTGAAGGAGACAAACTACACGCTGCACTTTACGCGCGAGGGCTACGAGACCTTTGGCAGGCGCTACGCCTTGAAAATGCTTGAGCTGTTGAAGGCCCAGGAACCCGAAGTTGTTCCGCAAGACACGGGCGTTGTCGCCGATACGGGCAAGGTCGACTCCACAACGGCGCTCGGCTCTGCCCAAATGGCACGCGGCTTGGCGCCATTAAATGAAAAAGCCCGGCTTTACTTTGATTCCAAAAGCCAGGCGCTGTACATCCGTTACAAAAAGAACGGGGTCGAAAAATCGGTCCTTATCTCAGGTCGTCGCGATTGA